A region of Spodoptera frugiperda isolate SF20-4 chromosome 26, AGI-APGP_CSIRO_Sfru_2.0, whole genome shotgun sequence DNA encodes the following proteins:
- the LOC118264327 gene encoding uncharacterized protein LOC118264327: MSKMWIKLVLLSILHFSGSLTTSFDVRALVNGNRMAGVPLGLTLGAGELDVEGICTRPGMACQNCSHAVTCVPLPVGWLKVPLQECNEGFTCNAHQGQCSPDPAPECSRAAQEFEHTCEQVGIFPDAYDCRKFHLCSPPEGLPDGRPADHRAALCPRHYGYNPATAQCSIQLEHSQCSEKPVPECNVIGQHGVLPLSSNHYYVCLLKNGVLHPQIFICPHGWHFWGEFCQPEPEKKPIKEVSDESIKVEHGKEDEIPEAEVNESTTEKEATTEVTATVEATTTKIDSFFSTEKTATYAADTFLADKIDLANYETTDDVGAPTNDNFGLSIEYNDWE, translated from the exons ATGTCTAAAATGTGGATCAAATTGGTTCTATtaagtattttacattttagtgGATCT CTGACAACGTCATTCGACGTTCGCGCCCTGGTCAATGGGAACCGAATGGCTGGAGTGCCACTAGGTCTAACTCTTGGAGCCGGCGAGCTGGACGTGGAGGGCATCTGCACCAGACCTGGCATGGCCTGCCAGAACTGCAGTCATGCTGTCACCTGCGTCCCCCTGCCTGTTGGGTGGTTGAAG GTTCCATTGCAAGAATGCAATGAAGGGTTTACATGCAACGCTCACCAGGGTCAGTGTTCACCAGACCCGGCCCCAGAATGCAGTAGAGCTGCCCAGGAGTTTGAACATACCTGTGAACAG GTGGGGATATTCCCAGATGCCTACGACTGCAGAAAGTTCCACCTCTGCTCTCCACCTGAAGGATTGCCTGATGGTAGACCAGCAGACCACAGAGCAGCTCTATGTCCAAGACATTATGGATACAATCCAGCTACTGCGCAGTGCTCA ATTCAACTAGAACACAGTCAATGCTCAGAGAAACCAGTCCCAGAATGCAATGTTATCGGCCAGCATGGAGTCCTACCCTTAAGCTCCAACCATTACTACGTCTGCCTCCTCAAGAACGGAGTCCTACACCCTCAAATTTTCATCTGCCCTCACGGCTGGCACTTCTGGGGAGAATTCTGTCAACCAGAACCTGAAAAGAAACCAATAAAAGAAGTATCTGACGAATCAATCAAAGTAGAACATGGTAAAGAAGATGAAATACCAGAAGCAGAAGTAAATGAAAGTACCACAGAAAAAGAAGCGACTACAGAAGTTACTGCGACTGTTGAAGCTACAACTACTAAAATTGATAGTTTCTTCTCTACTGAGAAAACTGCTACTTATGCTGCTGATACCTTCTTAGCTGATAAAATAGATTTAGCTAATTATGAAACTACTGATGATGTAGGTGCTCCCACTAATGATAATTTTGGCTTGTCTATTGAATATAATGATTGGGAGTAA